The sequence ctcattacgggtctttgtggtttagaagctacgtgtcttcttgaaagaaatgttgaaagtcgggctgaaatcacattcatatctaagtttgctgcatgcatgttacaaggatgggccatgtcatgtaagggacatggtactgcaaaaaaaacgtaaacatagtctacattgcagaaccactcaactttattaatttatggtgaataaatgttacactactgtgcacagcctgacgtgacgatgctagcaggttagcagcggttagctaactatgctaacgttagttatctacaagtctcctccaagtgacaatcatattatacacaatgctggcaatgctgagaacaattagcatcctcgtttatcttacttgcattgagttgactgtgtggcttaatccacagatgtggtgaagcactgtttcgttatggtttgctaaggagtaaccatagacagtaaaagatagggacccattgcttgaaatagtggagagctgagatgagaacattgtgtcaaatcttcgcattgtatcgcggagtgatttattattagctctgcaaagtctgagttgaaatgtccagggatattccaactcatggaacgtctctcggccaatcagaaacaaataaatagttccatagtaTAAACTGTATTCTCCACTCCTGACCATGGATAATGACGAtaatgacccacacacacacacacacacacacacacatctcactttATATAACTTTTCGCAGAGGGCTGCATGATGAGACAAACTGGCACTGCGTGATGCTGTTGCCTTGACAAGGTGTTAATGGTGGTTAAATGAACTCCTGCAGTCTCTCCAGCAGCTCTGTGAGGTGATGCCTGACACGCAGGTTACCTTGACCTCTCAGGAGCTAGGTATGGCATTTCAGAAGAACATACACTCCCACGGGATACAGAATGGGGACAAAGAGGCTGGTTTGTTATGCAATTGGCTTTCGGGAGACATATTTTTACACACTTACCCACGCCGGACTACAAAGAATTAGAGCCTACCCGTATGAGAAGAACACACAAGAATTACAGTATATCTAAAATGGCAAGTTAGCAATCACAAGTTCAGGTTagcacataaaataaaaaaaattatatgATATTGTTATGTACAGCAAAGTGAATGTTTTTGTCAGTTTTTGGTacatcagggttttttttttttagtcatttgaataaaCTGAAGTTCAACAAAGTCCATTACCGGTAATTTGTTGCATGAAATGATGAgtatttttctctgtgtgtctgtaaatgTATCTGATGACCAAGAATATCCAGATTTCTAGTACTGTTAGGAGACAAAGGCTGGGTGTAGCCCTATAGTATTTATCCATCTTACCCCACACTCCATAGCTTaccacatacattattttattcaGAAATATTCACTTTCTCTTCAGGTCACcagtgtagtatagtatagtgccCATTTGAAGCTGAGATGTTAACAAGGCCTTTATCCACCTTGCTCCTTGCTTCAATTTAATTCCCCTAACAGATACCTGTGTCTATGTTTGAGTGTATGCAGGTATGTATTGGCTTGTTTATGAAAAACATTCTTGCCTGCCACTGAATtgattgtttgtctgtgtgtatgacagtCTACTATATTAGTTTTGTAAGCAAATGTCTTGGTtaatgtatgtttttgtttacttgagaatattctctccatttctttgcCCCAATCTTTAATCGTGCCTGCTTCATTCATGTGGGTATACATATTTTACACTATATATGTTTATGTCCTATATACACGTATATAGGATAATAGCTGCCTATACCCCTGTATACAAAAATAATGTAGAGACGATGAAAATTGTGTGATACATATTGTgtatatgcttgtgtgtgcgtgtgctctaTACTGCTCTATGCACTTCGCTGGCCTTTATCACCAGGGGTCATCGGCGGCGCTGCTGCGTGTGCttgccctctccctcccctggaGGCGGAGCATCTCCATCACGCTGCGGGCATAGGCGTCGCGCAGGTTGACCCCGAGCGCCGCACCCTCGGAGGTGGAGCCACGGGCCAGCCGCCGGAGCGCCTCACTGTGCCGCAGCGCGGCCTCCTTCACCTTGAGCGTGAAGTAGCACGCCGAGAAGCGGTCGTTGATGATGGCGATGGGCAGCGCCAGGATGAGGATGCCTGAGAGGATGCAGAGGAAGGCGACCACCTTGCCCACGGCCGTGTCGGGCCGTATGTCGCCGTAGCCCACCGTGGTCATGGAGGTGGTGGCCCACCACCAGGCACTGGGCACGTTGATGAAGGTGGTGTCAGGCAGGTCGTGCTCAATGGCATACTCGACTGTGGCGAAGATGGAGATGCCCACCGACAGGAAGAGCATCAGCAGGCCCACTTCCTGGTAGCACTGGGTGATCGTCATGCCTAGGGACTTTAGACCTGCGGAAGAataggcaagcacacacatgtcTTTTTCAATACACACCACAAACGCTGTGTTTAGAGTATATACAGTGGCATGTATGACTCTTCCTCTTACAGGTTACAGCTTACAGATTGCAGGAAATTTGATACGCTTACATATGAACCACACAATGTGGACCAGTGAAGAAATATATCAAGTATGTTAGTGAGGAGTACAATCAAACATGCAGACcaacatgcagatacacactgTACACTAACAGATTCAGGACCAATCATTCTCAATAATGATCCAGAAGTCCTCTACAGATTACCAGTATTTTCTAAATCTTTACTGAATCTGTCCAGAAGTCCATTATCACACTGAAGGACAAAACAATTAGCCTAAACTGTCTGTTAAGCTGCACGAACTGGAAACAGAAAACTAGGGCGGTATGCACAACCTATTTTGAATGTTTTTCCCTATACCCAAGACGAAATGTGTCCTGTTATAGTGTGACTGTGAAAGCTCTTTGCCTTCCCAGCATCTTTGATCCCCTGCAATGCATAATACATTTTCTCAGGGGAGTGAGGAATAGAACCCCACGGAGCTGTGGCAGATTGAGACTCGCTGGCATGGTGGAGGACGCAGGGCCGCCCCGGGGAGGAAATCTTCCTCTTAGTGTTGCACATCAGCTCACCTCAGTGGGAGCAGCTGTCAATGAGAGATGGTATCTGGATGTGGACGTGCAGGCTACCCTACTGTGCTCCTAATGCAGCCCATTTTAGCAGCTGTCTGTCAATAATGGTCATTGCTTTTCAGAAAAACAGTTCACACTGACCAGGTGGTAGGTACAATAGGTTATGGTCAAAACACACAGCATACTAGACATCTGCATACAGAACTGTTTTGGGGGACTTTGGATCTAATTTTGAATTATGTACAGTAGCAAGTAGCAAAACTCATTCAGATTAATTCTATAATAATCTATTATGCACCTTAACTCCACTGAAATAAATtccaataaatatttttttccccttcctaATATAATGTGCACTGACAAGTAGTACTATTTGTCGAGTGAGAGAGCAGACCGATTTAAACCATTTGTATCACTAACACTCACTGCATCATGATCTCAGGAGTGTTATACCAGATATCAGAGTGCCACTTGAAAAGATATACTTAGAACTTTTTGAACATTGAAATGCAGTGTGGCAGAACATTTATAGATTTGCCTCTCAGCATCATATGTCTTCCATCCCAGCTTTTAACAGAAGGTGTGAGAAACAGATCTTTGTATACACCAAAACTTCACGCTTACAAGCTCCTGTGAGGTGTGAAACACACGTCTACCATTTGACAAACCTCTTTGTTCGTGATCTcaaatagagggagagcagatagctaacaaacgatcagaaaaagtcctgttggcaaatttgaggaaaagtcggtaaaggggctatttcacacaatttgagggtgctgaattcaaatattttgtttaccaagctcaattttgagttttaagcttgctaattagtATACTTAGCGTAATTAACAtcctttttggttttgccatcagatatcataggaattgcaaaaaataaggcattaatatactctttatgtatcagatatgttgtaggacaggacaggaattaccccaatgaccctcaaggtggcaaatgaaaataaaaattgatatataaatataaattgaaataatagctaaaattcagtatgacgtttagaagcaaaatagattccttaaaaataaattgatagaatagtaggtgactgctcatttttgAACAGTTGTCAGTatttacagaggatttacactgtatttacactgtacactattttttttactgtaaaggcgactgtgcttgcctagttaaaacatctcactgatgcactttcctatcattcaaattccagccatgcaaaaaaatggaagagtgtgcatgtttgagggttgctgaagagtgctatggagattgcattatttgcaaaaaatttagacaagatatcctttatagtggaacaaaaagaaacattctccagtgcatcattattgcatatgatgctgaaagggaagtggacctaggacaaatcctcagctatgaactgattaatgtccctgtactgtagctattgcagatagcgatggttatttgtgaagtggaaataagtctatcctcactcaagtgctgtctagcaatgtggaatgtccagtagtgatcactgcaaaaactgctcattcagcactggtaatagatgctcaagatttagttatgtctttaggacacccatctgactgcagcacatttaagaagtatgcaggaaagtttgtaaggaacttttgtattgttatttggtatttgttatgtggtagcaaatgatgttgactagcaaagaaatagacctaatgtaggaatgcacacagatattgcaacagatacgctcaggccaatccaaacttttctcatttgttgttcctcgttggtggaacacactgccagttcctacaagggcagggtcatgcctctccattttcaaaaaactcctgaagacccagctctttagagaacatctcctttcatagcaccacttacaacaagtcttgctgatcctataGCACCCGTCTtcaactgacactcaactgtttaaaaacagcactcactgatgcacttattcttactgtactctaccgtttttaaattgtcctaaaattgttgagagaattgctttaaaacttaactgttaccatgttgttagtcgctttggttaaaaatgcatcagccaaatgtaatgtaataatggtgtaggcctatctgattaagacccaAAGAGTGGTTGAAACGTACTTATTAAATAACACTGgtagcaaagaagactatcttcactttttcccctttgcaactgtcaaagaaatcccataaacacaggaagGCCTGGGGTatcctacatcagatggcctaaagattaggctcttctgcatagcattaagtgatttgcatgcagtaatttgaacactgaccttgatctagcctactttggctatttaaaggtaatttattgccaaaacatcacacaatataaatgagctataacaaacaataaaggacttaatcacacacaaactactattttgctgacaacaaaaataataattatgtaggaagtttagaaatcgctattttatgttaaaatgctgattatgcggcttagaactcagagttgagcttggtaaacaaaatattcagaatcagcacccttaAAATTGGGTAAGAagggtttaccaacttttcctcaaatttgccgtcagaagttctcttctgtgaagctgctctccctctaaaaGTGAAAATGGACATGTTAGCGCTCAACAGGAGGGGAACTCGCAGCTTGAAAGCACATTTCATTTAGTCAATATGTCACTATGAAGAGCCTTACTTCAATTATATATGTAATATCTAAGTATATGCAGCAGCCTCATGAAACATCATGATCAGATATTCATGAACATGAAAGAAATTCTTAGAATATATTTAGATGATACAATGCATGACAACATTGTGTTAACCTGTAGCTATACTTGCATCATGGAAATGGGTATTTTGTCGCTTTGCCACAGGTAGATGTCACTGAGTATAGGTTTTAGTATTACTCTGACAGGAACAGACAGGTTTATTTGGATTCTTTGGATTCATACGgctgaaatctctgctttactGCATCTCATATGCTTTTGTTTTATGTTACACAATCTTAACATGATGCTGTTCAATGTTACTGGCGCGTCTCATCATTTAATAAAATTATAGCTTTGACAGAAGAGGGCCTTGATTAAATATGAACGTTTTGTCAAGATTTTAACTTTGATGGAAAATGCTGTCTGGATGTCTGGAGAAGGAATTGTCTACATAATGTTTCTTTTGCTGATGAAAGTaaatcacatacacaaactacaAATGGAATTTGACAATGTTCTCTTGTAAATTAAACTCAAATAACGGACCGTTAAATGACAGTCACCCCACCCAAGTGTTCTTCTCTCAGAAATAAAAGTAAATTAAGCTTTACTACGATGCACCATGACCTTTTCAAAAATCAAGGAGTGTCTGGGAAGTCAAGGATCAAGTGTCTGAACCAATTGGAGCATTTCATCAAAGCAAACTACTTTCAACATCTATCAGTTATAAGGGAGACATCATAATGCCGATCTTGTTTATATATTcattttcttctcctcctccagagaAAAGCTGATGTGATGTGTGCAGAGGCAGACTGCTCTGGCCCTGTTGCCTCTCTGACATCATTTCTGTTCATTATTAATGGCTCAGGATGCATCTCAAAGTGAAATCCTTGCTCTCAAAAAAAAAGATCAAAGCAAGTCATACAAAGCTCtggaacattttttttcttccagcGCCTGAGTCTCGTTGGGATCTCTAGGGGAAATTGTCAAAATGTGAATGAATAAatttatgctctctctctctccccctctgaaAAGTAGCTCAGACAGAATCCAGTGTTTTTTATGATCTTTACTAAGTCATCAGCAGGTTTCACCACAGTGCACACATGGCTGTGGATTTGAAAACATGCCCTATTTTCTCCCAAACCCATTCTGTCCTCTTAACAAACCAACATGACATATTATTCACTATTACTGTATTTTCACTGATGTATGAGTATACCTCAGTACCCTCATGGCATGACACGTACTGTCAGACAGCGTGTCAAACTGACAGCatcctttttttttactcaacaGTCTATTCCTGCTACTTTTTTATGATTTTAAAAATACCTGCATGTCTTGACCTCCATATGACCCTATTATGAACAATAACCTTTTACTTTCACACCATTAAATAGTTAGTTGGAAGTGGCTCCTGCAGGACCAAACCCTCAATTTCAAATTGACCCTCAGTTTAGGTATCCATTACTTAAAACCAGTATCAGTGTATCAATGGCCTTTCAATGAGCTTTTCTCAGCACCCAAAGCTTCTAGGTTTCTACCAAGAAAAAGGTCAAAGGAAATGTGAGGCTAACTGAAAGCAAGCTTCACCACCCAGTGTTCTGAGATGTTctgaccaacacacaaacatagacacgtCACCTGTGGAATGGCGGCCCAGCTTGAGCATCCTGAGTGACCTCAATAGTCTGAGCACCTGCACCACTCGGCCCATGTTCTCCAGCTCCGTGGAGCCACCGTGCAGGTTCTCCACCACCAACGTGATGTAGAACGGCAGGATGGCCAGCAGGTCGATGATGTTCACCACACTCCTGCTGAACTTGCACTTGTTCCTCACGCACATGAAGCGGAGCAAGAGCTCGCCCGTGAACCAGATGATGCACACGTACTCCAGGGCATCCAGAATCGGCTGGCCCAGCATGGTGAGGTCCAGCGATATGAGCGCCATGTTCACGATGGACACCACCACAAAGAACATGGACAGGGTCCCAAATGTCTTTGCAGCTGGGGACGAGTCTGGCTTCTCCATGAGGTCCCATAATCTCTGTCTCAAGTCCTGGCACATCACCCCTGTGAAGTCCTCCTCCTCACTGTCTACGACATCCACGTCCCTCCTGATATCCAGGCATTCCTTCATCTCCTTCCGACGGTAATACTTATCCCGGCAACAAGAATCGATGCGCAGCTCATCGATCCCCCAGTACTCTATCTCCTGGAGGAAGGAGACAACGCACAGTTCCTCTCGCACATGCAAGTGACCCGTCTTGTAGAAGTTCATGATGTACTGGAAAGTCTGTGAGTTGCGGTCAAAGAAGAACTCGTTCTCCAGGAGGTCTGCGTCATCACAAAGGTCCATGGCACCATCACGGGTTGACAGGGCCAGCTTGCCGAGCCTAGTCTCAGGGTAAGACACCAACAGCTCATGGGAAATGATGTAGCGACTTCCACCAACATTGATGATGAAGAATTCTAAAGTGTCATCAGTTGTTGGAGGTGCTTCGCTGTAAAAAACATTAGACTCCAGGGACAATAAAGAGGCGCTGTCCCCACAGAACTGTGCAGGACTGGAGGTTCCACTGGTCATGCTGAAATGGACAGTGGAGAACCTGGATAGGTATTAAAATGATTTAATTTAATGAATTAATTTTCTTTTACTTATATCAATAATTGATTTAGCTTCTGTGAACAAGGAGTTGAATACTCTGAAGaattattacattttacatCAAATTGGTCACAGATTTCAATTTAAGCGTTTTAGATGTCAAACAAATGCATGCAATAATCTGGTCTGCATTTGAATGCACCTCAACATTATTTCAATTCTTGGACTATATTCCTTCAATGACCTTGTCAAGAGAGCCTGATTAGATATCAGATGAGGGTAGAAAGAAAAGCCTATGGCTGTGTCCTACTTTTTCAAAGCTTGTCATCAAGATTTTAATATTTTAGCTGGCATGCCTAATTAATTGTACTAATGATACTATTCTTGTAATCATTAATTAATCCACTCTGTTATGATGACAGGGTACAGTGCATACAATGGCTGAAATTTAAATATCTTATGATGGACCAATAAGAAGAGGTGCATAGCCTACCCTAAATATTTCACAGAGGACCACAATTATTAATGTTTATGTAAGATAGAACAATTTAAGAATGAATAGTGAAAGGCAAAACGAAGAAAAGGACATTGCACACAGACTAAGGATTTCCAAGTTCCACATTATCATGGAAACTTTTCTAGAATATGTTGGAGTGTGCCTCCATAATGGACATAATAGCCTAACAATTGTTATGCGTATGGGTCAAGGAGAAAATAGTGGTATCGTTTTGCAATAGGATAGTCTGAATTTGATATTTCTAACGTTGGCCTAATAGAAACCAAGAAAATtatcaaatgaaaaaaaaatcagtcggTCCAGCTGCTCGTATCTGCACATATACTCTACTAATTAAATTTGACAAATGTTGGCTTTTGCATAGTCATCTCCCAACAAACGCAAGTTCTTCTCACAGCCCTATTGTAATCCTGTAATGAAGCAAATGCATAAGATATAAGGTAGCCTACTTACCTTTGCCTCAAAATAAGCTATTCcacatttgaaagacaatttttcgttctcaaaaaaaaaaagcatatgTTAAAATTATTTTGACCGATGGTGCAGATTTGTTATCTCAAAATCAGACGCATTTTGCGAGACGACAGGTGCTGAATTAATTTTCCGGTCTTATAAGTTATTCCATAAAAAAGATGGTTAGAACTCAACCTTCCACAGTTTCCACAGTTGTGCTGTTCAGGTGCGCATATGCGCGCCTTTAAGCGCAAGAGCGAGCGATTCCGAGCCAAGGGCGAATGAGGGACGTGCTGCTAGGCAACAAACTAGTGGTTTTCTTCAATGTAGCCATACTGTGTAAATTAGACGATTCCGATGTAAAAAATAGGCCACATATTGCAAATGCAGCATTTCGTTGATACTTTAGAAACGTTTTGCTATCGAGTTACCATCATATTATAATCTTGTCCAAAAGTTGCCCATTCTCA is a genomic window of Alosa sapidissima isolate fAloSap1 chromosome 10, fAloSap1.pri, whole genome shotgun sequence containing:
- the kcnv1 gene encoding potassium voltage-gated channel subfamily V member 1 isoform X3, with translation MDLCDDADLLENEFFFDRNSQTFQYIMNFYKTGHLHVREELCVVSFLQEIEYWGIDELRIDSCCRDKYYRRKEMKECLDIRRDVDVVDSEEEDFTGVMCQDLRQRLWDLMEKPDSSPAAKTFGTLSMFFVVVSIVNMALISLDLTMLGQPILDALEYVCIIWFTGELLLRFMCVRNKCKFSRSVVNIIDLLAILPFYITLVVENLHGGSTELENMGRVVQVLRLLRSLRMLKLGRHSTGLKSLGMTITQCYQEVGLLMLFLSVGISIFATVEYAIEHDLPDTTFINVPSAWWWATTSMTTVGYGDIRPDTAVGKVVAFLCILSGILILALPIAIINDRFSACYFTLKVKEAALRHSEALRRLARGSTSEGAALGVNLRDAYARSVMEMLRLQGRERASTRSSAADDPW
- the kcnv1 gene encoding potassium voltage-gated channel subfamily V member 1 isoform X1 codes for the protein MSLTYEQRLKDYMTSGTSSPAQFCGDSASLLSLESNVFYSEAPPTTDDTLEFFIINVGGSRYIISHELLVSYPETRLGKLALSTRDGAMDLCDDADLLENEFFFDRNSQTFQYIMNFYKTGHLHVREELCVVSFLQEIEYWGIDELRIDSCCRDKYYRRKEMKECLDIRRDVDVVDSEEEDFTGVMCQDLRQRLWDLMEKPDSSPAAKTFGTLSMFFVVVSIVNMALISLDLTMLGQPILDALEYVCIIWFTGELLLRFMCVRNKCKFSRSVVNIIDLLAILPFYITLVVENLHGGSTELENMGRVVQVLRLLRSLRMLKLGRHSTGLKSLGMTITQCYQEVGLLMLFLSVGISIFATVEYAIEHDLPDTTFINVPSAWWWATTSMTTVGYGDIRPDTAVGKVVAFLCILSGILILALPIAIINDRFSACYFTLKVKEAALRHSEALRRLARGSTSEGAALGVNLRDAYARSVMEMLRLQGRERASTRSSAADDPW
- the kcnv1 gene encoding potassium voltage-gated channel subfamily V member 1 isoform X2, with translation MTSGTSSPAQFCGDSASLLSLESNVFYSEAPPTTDDTLEFFIINVGGSRYIISHELLVSYPETRLGKLALSTRDGAMDLCDDADLLENEFFFDRNSQTFQYIMNFYKTGHLHVREELCVVSFLQEIEYWGIDELRIDSCCRDKYYRRKEMKECLDIRRDVDVVDSEEEDFTGVMCQDLRQRLWDLMEKPDSSPAAKTFGTLSMFFVVVSIVNMALISLDLTMLGQPILDALEYVCIIWFTGELLLRFMCVRNKCKFSRSVVNIIDLLAILPFYITLVVENLHGGSTELENMGRVVQVLRLLRSLRMLKLGRHSTGLKSLGMTITQCYQEVGLLMLFLSVGISIFATVEYAIEHDLPDTTFINVPSAWWWATTSMTTVGYGDIRPDTAVGKVVAFLCILSGILILALPIAIINDRFSACYFTLKVKEAALRHSEALRRLARGSTSEGAALGVNLRDAYARSVMEMLRLQGRERASTRSSAADDPW